A region of the Ctenopharyngodon idella isolate HZGC_01 chromosome 2, HZGC01, whole genome shotgun sequence genome:
aaacactgcttcatgaagcttcacagCTTtctaaatcttttgtttcaaatcagtggctCGGAgtatgtatcaaactgccaaagtcatgtgatttcaggaAATGAGGCTtcattatgtcataagtgtttcgaaacgtttcgaaacttCAATGTTTCACCACTGGGGGCGATGATCTCTGTGAAACTATGAGAACATGCTGTAAATATTGCTGCAAATTAAGAAAAGCCGCCGCgaattcagtcattttaggcCACAAAAACCAGAAAAAAGTCCCGTGAAATCCTGGAAGGACAGATAGAGATAGAGatttgttgctcattctcaaTGGGGAAGGTGCCTAGGCATCAGCGCTTGGCAAtgttgctcaaaaagttgccccgtgtatcatcacctttagagGTGATTAGGAACAGCTTAGAGCTTAACACATACAGCATTCCTGTGAAATATTTCCCAACTGTTTGTTTACTTGAGACATAACCAACAGTGTTTAAGTAAATACTCACCAAGCTGGGCATTTTGAGACATCTGAGTGTTTTTGACTTAAGGCGCAAACCTGAAGCCCAAAGTACACTTTGCTTGTTTGTTCCGCTACGTCTCAGAGTGCGCGCACAGAAAACTGCTTGGGGAACGGTATCTCTTTCGTAGCTTAATGCAGTTTTAATAAGTTTTTATTGAGCACGTCCTAGCAACAGTAGACGGCATTTTACGTCTATAGCTCATCTAGCTGATTTGGATGTTTAAGTTTTGGCTTTTAGGGAGGAATGAAAACGCACTGCTGTGAAGAACTGCACTAAAATCACACAGCCCTAGTTTCTTGCTGTAGGGTTGCTGTCATTGTAATGTCTCAAAGACGTTGCAAATTTGTTCTTTTCATACACCTGGTAGAACTGCCAGATGGTAAATGCAGTGAAGCAATTTTAGATGCGCACAGAAAGAATGTCTCACGAGTTTAATCTGATTGACTCTTCTAAACGGTCTTTATAGAGACAACCAATCAAACtttatagacccttttcacatttcccagaagcggaagtcgtcatagttgggtaaaattctatagcggtggatgagagaatacattaaatatatttttgtttctatttgctcaaatagcaaaaggaaaaactccacaatagtgttttcacaattttcaaaaagaggaaagaAATGGAGAGCAACTGATAACggcaagagagaaagatgtcatttttagtGTCATTCCCATagctgctgtattagaaacaccctcacagaaGCGTGagggattagtccactttcaaataaaattttcctgataaattactcacctccatgtcatccaagatgtccatgtccttctttcttcagtcgaaaagaaattaaggtttttgataaacattccaggattattctccttagtGGATTTCagttggccccaaacggttggtcaaaattacagtttcagtgcagcttcaaagggctttaaacgataccagacgaggaataactgtcttatctagcgaaacgatctgtcactttctgaaaaaaaacaaaaaaaaaacaaaacaaaaaaaaaaattatatacgttttaaccatagacgctcgtcttgaactagctctcttctctattagaattccatcagtgtagacgctgctaagtgtattactgcccttcacaggtcaaagtttgaactaaattgtcatatacaatatgctagtgcaagaatataacaattagttcaaactttgacctgtggagggcagtaatacacttagcagcgttCTCCAGCTGATGACGTTGTTGAATGCTGCGCGTACGTCACTATAGTTCCTACTGGCAGTGCGAGTGCAACCAGGAAACTGGCCCTAGGGGAACATTAGAcacttttccactgtcgggccagatCTAACAACATGCTGAGCGGGGCCAATAGCCTTGGACCTCAAGCACCGAGGCCAAAATCAAGttgcgtttccactgtcggTCTAGTTGCCCAACAGAGCTACCCTAAAACCCACTCTCCATAGAACGACACACAACCTCACCATTTCACCAGCTGACTGAAAACTAGCATGACAGAAATGAACGTTTGGTCTTTAATTAAAGACTTATACTTTTTAGATATTTGaccattttacaatttaaaaaaaaacgctgatggtaatttattaatttgtgtcaagTGCACATCAATTGTGCTGAACAAAATTTACCATTTCACATAAGGGAACACGTACCTGTTCGTTTGCACCTGCTTCCATGCAAGTCCAAaggcttacacatttagaaaaatattgataaaatgtttttcacatttCTTTAGAAAGAATGagcatttctatttattttcaattaaattatgCGATCTGAGGTTGTTTGAGCGATCTGTCTCTATATAACTATACAGTTATTctttcagccagagcaacagagTGAGCTCATGAAAAGAAAACAGGAGTTATGAGTTATACCAGAGTGCATGTTTGACATTTATGTGGATGCATTAGTCTggtatcaacaaaggcacagggaagagagaaataaaacatgaaaccaAATAAATGCGTTATGGTCATAGATGATTTATGTTAAAGTAGTCAATGGTATTGTCCATAAATGTGTATTCATTATCGCAATGGTTAGCATAAGTAACCTTTAGAATGACATAAATATGTTGCTGCCATATATGGTGATCAGAATCCCTCAAAACTCGCCTTCAGACACCAGCGAGTGTTTGAAGTAACTCCCTCGCGATTCCCATGGCTAAGAATTGTTTAAATGACTTTAATGTTGAAGTTAGCTGGTAGCATAATTTAATAACATGGGAAATGAGCAGTGGTGTTGACAGTCTCCTGACTTGGGTAAACTCAGCCTCTGTTTATAACCACTCTTCAAGCCCCATTTGGCCCACTTTGGGCCCTAAGGAAGCCCCGATGATTCCCAATCAACCCAACCCCCAAAATGACAGTGGAAACAGGACTGGCCCTGGCATGCACTAGCACACTCGCTTTTGGCCCAACAGTGGAAAAACTGCTATTTAGTTCATGGGGGACCTCCCTGGTGGCTAGTTTTTATAACTACCCTGTGTGAAAGCCACTATAGTTGTAGTGacttaagttttatttttttccacaacatCTACATGGATTTCTCTTCTGTTACAGTATGTATACACAATTAACCATTTGATGCATGTTGTatgttttttacacaaacggcatttatttgacaaattcgAGAATAGTCAGCAAGATGACTAGCTGATTTTGTATTCAAAGCGTCAGCACATAACGGCACTTACGTCTATCTGCCGCATATATGCCGCAGATGTTCTAAAGAATGCGGGAGTTCATTTCTGCTGAAGGCAAGCAGAAATGAGATGCATTCTCCCTGCTTGCAGTGCATCAGTCAAGCTTGTCAGGAAAATAAAGCACACACAAACGGTTTTATCGAATCATACATCATCATTAGCAATTTAGTACGATTGCATTCATATCAGCAGTGAACCATACCAGAGTTCAAATAAACCGTACCCCAGGCCACCCTTTTTATGCAAATATGAACTGCACCCAAGTTAGGAAAACTGCGATCATgtcatatatacaaataaaccaAACTCTGACGTCAGTCGAACCTGTATATGCACCAAAAGTgctagtgtgaaagcacccttaatTTTCCCCAAGAAATATGCAAGAGTGAACCTGGTGTTCTTAGGTTCTTATTCATTCTgacaaagcacttgaatgcgACAGACTCTTAATTATGACTTCTAGGAAGAAAATTTCTGATAGCACGTAAAGGCAGCAAAAATCCTGTTTGTTCTCATTTAAAACTTGTGACCGATTCTTTAATATGGCCTAAAACAAAGTTggggcttaaaaaaaaaaatcccacttAGAATTACAATATTGCAGTGCTTTTCATGTGCTCATTGTTTGTGATGTTAAAGGCAGCATATTGCCTCTGTCCtttctagtgttgtcaaaaatatcgatattttgaaatcgatactgaaatatctgaaactgTTCAGTGCCAGTCTTGCAGAGTATTCAGTAAGTTTACAGTAAGTTTTGGAATGTAAATAGTTGAGAACgtatgttgtgtaacagtatattggaatATATTATAAGATCTTAAactgacagcagcctaataccTGCTGCTCTGtcatgttcatcaaagaacaaaagacgaATCACTCGCTGCTAttgactgaataatttttgtaactttaattgtaagcattaatctgaATTCAGTTATTTTACGTTTGATTActtcaatttctgtagtatttcttacctgaatactactgttagacctacctgaaaaacataaaggcatgtttatttcatttgtctcctattctattgtatttatttgtgctatcatttgctgtttattttattactgactttttttttttttttttttttttttttgtaaacttagttcagtggttcaaataaAGCCTCGCTGTTCAGTGTGTAAGttattgcaacaaaattacccaaattatcaaaaaaaaaattgaacattCTTTATGGCGGTACATATGGCAATTTTCCCCGTGGTATtgaatatcgatatttttcaaggtatcgaAGTTGAAAATCACAGTATCATGACGACACTAATACTTTCAGGTTACAGTAGGGACAGTGAGCTGTTTGCCACTTTAGATGAGTGTAATGGCTCAAACTGATGCTTGCAGAAAGATCTCATACACATTATTTTACAGAGCAACTGGAACGAGATTACGGACAACTTTGATGACATGAACCTGAAGGAAACTCTTCTTCGTGGAATTTATGCTTATGGTTTTGAGAAACCCTCGGCTATCCAGCAGAGAGCTATAATTCCTTGCATAAAAGGTACAAACAAGTTCATGAGAATCAATTACACTTGACATTTGCCTAACAtgctttttagaaagaaaaaaacaaaaaaacaaaagtactTGAGAACTTTCATAGTGCTTATCTTTGTCTTGTAGTTAAATTCAAGTGTGGTCAATTTGCTCGTTTGTGTGCTATGCATTAGTGTGaattgatttattcatttattttttaggttATGATGTTATCGCTCAGGCCCAGTCAGGGACTGGTAAAACGGCCACGTTTGCCATTTCCATCCTGCAGCAGCTGGAGATTGAGCAGAAAGAAACTCAGGCTCTGGTCCTGGCACCAACCCGAGAGCTCGCTCAGCAGGTATGCTGTACCTGAGGTCACCATAAACTTAAGTGTGTCTCAGACCAAGGCGGCATATTCTGGCAGTAGCCCGATTCAAGGTATTCTTTTGCTGTTCTTCCTGCTACATCAGTCATTAAATgtgggtttttatttttattttcataaatttatgAATTATTCGGCAGGAAGTGATTGTCTAGCTAGTGCTTCAGCCAGAATAATTCATCTGTCTTTCTGTAATGGCCAGGAGTGTTTACTGTAAGTAGTTGGAAATGAGACTTTAGTTAATGATTTGGTTGTTACACTGCCAGTTGATTTCACTGGGAATAAGCTGTGATGATGGTATAGTCTTTCCGGTCTGACCTGTTATGGAGATGACATTTTCAACTGATCATACTTGTCCACTGTTTGGAATTATTAGTGCACACTGACTACTAAATGTCAGTACTTGAAGATAGTAAGCATCTCTTTTATTTAAACCCCATCTGTTTTTGTCTGCTCTGTAGATTCAGAAGGTTATCCTGGCCTTGGGTGACTACATGGGCGCTTCTTGCCATGCCTGCATTGGAGGCACCAACGTGCGGAACGAAATGCAAAAACTCCAGGCGGAGGCTCCTCACATTGTCGTTGGCACGCCAGGACGTGTGTTTGACATGCTGAACAGGAGGTATCTGTGTAAGTAGTGAATGCTTATAAATTACGTTAAAACCTGCGTGAAGTATGAAGTGATGGTTACCATCTTTCGGGACTGACCTATTATGGAGATATTTACAACTTTACTACTGATCATACATTTCACCAACATGCTTGTGAGCCATTTAACAGTTTATTAAGAGTTTGAATTGAAGAAAGtaacactttcttttttttttttttttttttttttttttttacaacatgcAGCTCCCAAATGGATCAAGATGTTTGTCCTTGATGAAGCTGATGAAATGCTGAGCCGTGGTTTCAAGGATCAAATCTATGAGATTTTCCAGAAATTAAGCACAAACATACAAGTAAGTCAATGCCCTGATGCCAGACTCTGAATGGAGGCACCTTCCACTCAAAAGAACTGTGCTAAAATTGCAGAGTCCAGGTTCTCCTGGTATATGCAATGATGCTAGCAGAGTATCATGTGGAAGAAGAGCAGTAGCCCTGCACCGGAAACGAAACTGAGTCGGACCTCTTTCTTAATGTCCAGTGGCTTATGTTTCAAGGTCCAGAGCaacaaaacatgcattttcaaCTAGGGAAAAAACTCAGCTAAGAAGAAATTAAGTTTATAGTAACTTAGAATAAAAGAGAACGCCAAGTTGGAGACAtgccacactttttttttttttttttttttttttttttctccagatcAGATCAAATTGGACAATCTTCTATTAAAGCACAATATGCTCTTTAAATCCTTCTCAAATCATGGAGAACATCTCAATATTAGTTTATGCTGATCAGGTACTGCTGTCATTCAAAGCAAAAGGGTTAgggttaatattaaaattataccaATTACCAATTATATTCTCTCATTTGTGTTTTCCCAATTTACACCTCTGTATATGGCTATTTTGTTGTTGCTGTAACAGCTTTCTTATGTTATCAGGTTGTGCTGCTTTCGGCCACCATGCCTGCTGATGTGCTGGAGGTGACCACCAAGTTCATGCGTGAACCTGTTCGCATCCTGGTGAAAAAGGAGGAGCTGACTTTGGAGGGTATTAAGCAGTTTTACATCAATGTAGAACGAGAGGTGAGGCACTGGTTGTCTCTAATGTCTCATGTCCCTTCTTTTAAAAGCACCATGCTAAAATCACCAGCTCAAGGCCTTCGGGTCTCGCTCTGGTGTTCATGCTAGTACTGGTTAATCACAAAGAAGGAAGAGCAAAAGCACACTTTCGGAAATGGGTCTAGGACGGACCTCTTTCTTAATGTCCGGTGTCCAAGGTCTCGAGATTTTGTGCCATAGACATAATGAACACAGGATATTGATTGTAGATGATTCCTTGAGCTGTTGCTCAGCTAATGCTAATTCACTTATTTAATAGGAGTGGAAATTGGACACGCTTTGTGACCTCTACGAGACTCTTACAATCACCCAGGCTGTTATCTTCTTGAACACAAGAAGAAAGGTTGACTGGCTGACTGAGAAGATGCATGCCAGAGATTTCACCGTGTCTGCTCTGGTAAGTCCAAGAAGAACATGCACATTTTATATGCTAATCAAAAATGGATagactgtttttaaaatgttaataataggCCAGTGATTTGAGCTAAAAGAGAAATtgcacattgtttttttttaatgctggaTTGAGTATGAAATGATGTTGTTCATCTTTCGGGACTGACCTCTCATGGAGAAATTTTTAAACTACTGATCATACTGTCCAGATCTTCTAAACAAGCATGGCATTTATTCTGGCTTATATAAGTAAAAGTCTTTGTGTCTTTCAGCATGGAGACATGGATCAGAAGGAGCGAGACATAATCATGAGAGAGTTCAGGTCTGGCTCCAGCAGAGTGCTCATAACCACAGATTTGCTGGTAAGTAGGCCTTTTTAATTTCTTGTTTCTTCTTGAATTTGGAATGGCGATTTGTTAATGACAAATTTGTAAACAATAAATGCTGGAGGAGTTATAGTAtggtaatataaaaaatatgatgGTTAACTTTCTAAATAAggtaaattatacaaataaagtaatttaattcaaatggtagtaaacatttgtctttttaatggtttgtcagtgcaagttactcaAGACAATTCAATATTTAGTTTCTTTATTTGATCCACCTTTTGAAACAAATGTCCTTTTATTTTTGATTCAAACAGGTTTTTAATACCTGTATAAAGCTACATTTGTGTTTGAgctgttatttaaaataagtggtTATGAAATTAGGAACTAAGAAATTTGCTGTCAGACAAATGACGACATTAGAGCTAAAGTATACATTACACAGTGATTAAAACTATTTGTATGGATAAGTCAAtgtattgtgtaatattttatGACTTAAATTTAGGGCTGtcattaatgatttttttttttgttaattgagtAATCTTTTGATTATTCTGACAATTACTTGAGCCGAGGCGCATGCGCTGAGCTAGAGACATATGCACTCAGTGCTTGGCATTtatcacaactattcagtgttttcaaccacatgtttcatttgtttcagatatttaaatacacaggtACTAGTAACAATACATTTAcagtttgtaaaatatacactgTGTAAGGAAGCTGCAATAATTatcctttccattataattagatGGCGCGTCATGTATctgatattaatattactgtaagGCAATCGGCTATAAAGTTTACCCTGTTCTCCTCCCAATTCACCGGACACTTGCATCCATCCATGTATAAGTGGGTGAATTcacgtgttgtaaatccaacagatctGATTCTCTGGACTGCGACATAAACAAACATGGTGGCGCATATAGCTCAACTACTAACACGATCATTATAAAGGTGCttacacaacaaaacacattcacttaaaCATATGgcttaaaataaatgtcaataatacaataattcaAGTAAAATATCAAAAGCAAATAACTGTgtggttttattgaacaaaactgaaaatacatGTATTGAATTGTACAACtaatgttttgttctttatgtattataacaaatgcctgcagagggcgccagtgGCCTGACGattgtttttacatttcatgtgatctaatccttgtttaatattggcttacaacatttatttcaaatgtccaattaatctttaatatttggccatATCTTTATGACAGAAATGCTGCAACCACTGTAATgtcttgaacaagaacatgtggaCTTAAACAAGGGCTAAAACTTATTATTAAATGTCTACGAGCAGTTACAACATTTCACCAAGTagaaacatactgtataatgtattCTCCTGCTTTAGCTAAGGTTTATAGATGACTTGCCTTACAAATCTGATTAAATGCCCCCACATTGTGTTTCCAGATGAATGTTAAAAGCAATCCAAACTTACAGCATATGCAGAGATGGATTGAGACGTGCCACTAATGTAAATAAAAGTTAgcgtggagcagcatttactgtgaacagaGCCGCTCTGAGACACGTAGATAGCCTACATGcttgtaatttttatatatatatatatatatatatatatatatatatatatatatatatatatatatatatataatatatatatataaaattataaataaaaaactttaatgatgatgataaattgAGTTGTTTCTGGATATTGATCTAGGTGTTACAGGCAGAATTCTGTAATCTGCTGGTTAGACAAATCTGtaggaaatacatttttagtgtaATTACCATATACATCCAGCAGAGGATCCATAGAGATCCACTTATTTTTCTGGATGTGGCCAACTGCTCTTATAAATGCTATGTGGAAGGAACATGATCATGCGCGCGCACCAGGCTTTTGTCTGTGAAATACCCACCGCGTGGCTTTGCAGCACATGTGGAATTGTCAGTGGGAGTAAACAGTTCTCGCGCACACTGAACGAGCAGGTGCGAAACACGTAGACTTTCCAATACCTagttaggggccgttcacatgtcGCGTCTTTTGCGTGCTCAAGTtcgttattttaaatgtagataCGGGACGAACGCGCTCAAATAGAGATCGAAAGCTCTGCCAAGATGGACTAACAGCTGATCATACCTGCACAgggtggggttttttttatctccaTAAGTAGTAGTAtaatctagtagtaaagctaatgcaaggtcTGGAAATacatttatcctttgctgaaacttatTCTTCATGGTTGCTTGGCAACAAgcgcttttaaaaaaaaaaaatgctgtggcTGGCCTTTTCCATGCGTTTTTAGGCGTGAAATGAACAGCCTCTAAATCGAATgcggatggtttcattatctcGGGCGGATAAAGTAAaagtggattaaaaaaaaaaacaatagcaaaaatgtcaccaaatATACCTGGTAAAGTctgtgtgggaagcactgtgtgttttttatatatatatatatatatatatatatatatatatataaatataaaaatataacctgcagcacatttattatttgattCACAGCCTTTGTAAATTCACAATAGCAttatgctttttgttttttgttttttttaaaatgggttTCATATCATGCACCCTTAAACGGTCTAATAATCTTTCATGGATTCTTGTCCGTGGAAAGCACCACTTCTGGTATTTTACCAGTTACTCGAGTATTCGAATTTAATCAAGGAATCGTTACAGCCATACTTAAATTATTTCTAGACCtaaggaaaaacattttaatctgGTAACATCCTTGTAGTTTAGCTGTCATTCCAAATTAATCCTAGattgttaaatataaaaaaaaatgcctttgaCCTTGTaggtttcttcttttttttttttttttttctgactttaCCATGAAAATGGCTGtaaagggttaaaaaaaaaaaaaagggggtttGTGCATCTGTGTATATATCTGTCCATTTAGCATTTCTAATCATAAAATCTGTTCCATAGGCTCGTGGAATTGATGTGCAACAAGTTTCCCTTGTCATCAACTATGATTTGCCAACAAATAGAGAGAACTACATCCATAGGTGGGTAAACTAGCAGGTTTTGACATGTTTCTTGCTGACtgcattaatgcattttaattgtgCATTTAATGTTGATGCTTTCATTGTAATCGTCCTCTCACAGGATTGGCCGTGGAGGTCGGTTTGGCAGAAAAGGCGTAGCCATCAATTTCGTTACTGAAGAAGACAAAAGGATTCTTCGAGACATTGAGACGTTTTACAACACAACTGTTGAGGAGATGCCCATGAATGTCGCCGATCTGATTTAAACTTCGGAGAT
Encoded here:
- the eif4a2 gene encoding eukaryotic initiation factor 4A-II; amino-acid sequence: MSSGSADYNSSRDRDHGGPEGMEPDGVIESNWNEITDNFDDMNLKETLLRGIYAYGFEKPSAIQQRAIIPCIKGYDVIAQAQSGTGKTATFAISILQQLEIEQKETQALVLAPTRELAQQIQKVILALGDYMGASCHACIGGTNVRNEMQKLQAEAPHIVVGTPGRVFDMLNRRYLSPKWIKMFVLDEADEMLSRGFKDQIYEIFQKLSTNIQVVLLSATMPADVLEVTTKFMREPVRILVKKEELTLEGIKQFYINVEREEWKLDTLCDLYETLTITQAVIFLNTRRKVDWLTEKMHARDFTVSALHGDMDQKERDIIMREFRSGSSRVLITTDLLARGIDVQQVSLVINYDLPTNRENYIHRIGRGGRFGRKGVAINFVTEEDKRILRDIETFYNTTVEEMPMNVADLI